The following are encoded in a window of Telmatobacter sp. DSM 110680 genomic DNA:
- the msrP gene encoding protein-methionine-sulfoxide reductase catalytic subunit MsrP: MLIGKPSDIPSSEITSREDYNEYFSRRRFLRNALAGTAAAGAAITGADRVADIIAPRTSAWADATKLQTVKSPLTTTGEQLTSLQDVTHYNNFYEFGVQKNEPAENAGALPTRPWVVKVDGKVKQPKTFDIDALLKLRPLEDRIYRHRCVEAWSMVIPWIGYSLSELIKECDPLPSAKYVQFLSYYNTKVEKWANEASFYSAYSEGLRMDEAMNPLTLLTFGLYGEVLPNQNGAPIRVVLPWKYGFKSAKSIVAIRFLDKEPPTTWSQMGPSEYGFYSNVNPNVDHPRWSQKTERRIGLPFYQQRRTTLMFNGYGEQVASMYNGMDLKKYF, encoded by the coding sequence AGTACTTCAGCCGGCGGCGATTTCTGCGCAATGCTCTTGCCGGCACCGCCGCTGCGGGTGCTGCTATCACAGGAGCAGATCGCGTGGCGGATATCATCGCTCCGCGCACCAGCGCCTGGGCCGACGCCACCAAGTTGCAAACAGTGAAGAGCCCTCTCACCACAACCGGGGAACAGCTGACCTCATTGCAGGATGTGACCCACTACAACAACTTTTACGAGTTCGGCGTGCAGAAGAATGAACCGGCTGAAAATGCAGGCGCCCTGCCCACCCGCCCATGGGTCGTAAAAGTGGATGGCAAGGTGAAACAGCCGAAGACTTTTGACATCGACGCGCTGTTGAAATTGCGTCCGCTGGAAGACCGCATCTATCGGCATCGCTGCGTCGAGGCGTGGAGCATGGTGATTCCATGGATAGGCTATTCGCTCTCTGAGTTAATCAAGGAATGCGATCCGCTGCCAAGCGCCAAGTACGTTCAATTCCTCTCTTACTACAACACCAAGGTAGAGAAGTGGGCGAATGAGGCATCGTTCTACTCGGCTTACTCAGAAGGCCTGAGAATGGACGAAGCCATGAACCCGCTCACGCTGCTCACCTTCGGACTTTATGGCGAGGTTCTTCCCAATCAAAACGGCGCGCCTATCCGCGTCGTGCTTCCGTGGAAATACGGATTTAAGTCTGCGAAGTCGATAGTGGCCATTCGCTTCCTCGACAAGGAGCCGCCTACTACCTGGAGTCAGATGGGGCCGAGTGAATACGGCTTCTATTCCAATGTGAATCCCAATGTCGATCATCCGCGTTGGAGCCAAAAAACGGAACGCCGCATCGGCCTGCCGTTCTATCAGCAGCGCCGCACAACGCTGATGTTCAACGGTTATGGCGAACAGGTTGCCTCGATGTATAACGGGATGGACCTAAAAAAATACTTCTAG
- a CDS encoding protein-methionine-sulfoxide reductase heme-binding subunit MsrQ has product MNRKTLITLKTLTWIACLSPFLLLAYQGITNTLGPDPISKITLTTGYNTLLLLILSLAITPLRLLSPRFSWLIKFRRLLGLFAFFYASLHLATYIALYTNFDLNVIKTDITKRRFIIIGVIAYTLLVPLAATSTTWAIRKLGGKQWNRLHKLVYVAAICGIIHYWWQVKPGVKSPMNLTITLFILLAARPVLAFLQKRRARRAVTA; this is encoded by the coding sequence ATGAACCGCAAGACACTCATCACGCTCAAGACCCTCACGTGGATAGCGTGCCTCTCGCCGTTCCTGCTGCTCGCATATCAAGGCATCACCAACACACTCGGCCCTGATCCCATATCGAAGATCACGCTGACCACCGGCTACAACACCCTGTTGTTGCTGATTCTGTCGTTAGCGATAACTCCGCTGCGCCTGCTCTCGCCGCGGTTTTCGTGGCTGATCAAATTCCGCCGGCTCCTGGGGCTCTTTGCGTTTTTCTACGCATCACTGCACCTTGCCACCTACATTGCGCTCTACACGAATTTCGATCTGAATGTTATCAAGACCGACATAACCAAGCGCCGCTTCATCATCATCGGCGTCATTGCCTATACCCTCCTTGTTCCGCTTGCGGCTACGTCAACAACCTGGGCCATTCGCAAGCTAGGCGGCAAGCAATGGAACCGCCTGCACAAGCTGGTGTACGTCGCGGCGATCTGCGGAATCATTCACTACTGGTGGCAGGTAAAACCCGGCGTCAAGAGCCCGATGAATCTCACGATAACGCTGTTTATCCTGTTAGCCGCTCGGCCTGTGCTGGCATTTCTGCAGAAGCGCAGAGCGCGGCGCGCTGTGACTGCGTGA
- a CDS encoding ribonuclease HII encodes MAACGWRLERAAAKCGFQQIAGCDEVGRGPMFGPVVAAAVILPLGCRLTGLNDSKQLCENKRNELDVVIRAKALAFAIAAIDVETIDRINIRKASLLAMRTAVNQLAIQPDYLMIDGCDTIDWPCPQESVIHGDAISYSIAAASVLAKVFRDRLLVELDAVYPGYGLARHKGYCSREHRAALDRLGPTPMHRKNWSPVAQTMLDFEALPEAVQLEIQ; translated from the coding sequence ATGGCGGCATGCGGTTGGAGGCTGGAGAGGGCTGCGGCGAAATGCGGCTTTCAACAGATTGCGGGATGCGACGAGGTGGGACGCGGGCCAATGTTCGGTCCGGTGGTTGCTGCCGCAGTCATTCTGCCGCTAGGTTGCCGGCTCACGGGGCTTAATGATTCCAAACAGCTATGTGAGAACAAGCGTAACGAACTTGACGTGGTGATCCGCGCCAAAGCCTTGGCATTTGCAATCGCAGCGATTGACGTGGAGACGATCGACCGCATCAACATCCGCAAGGCTTCCCTGCTGGCAATGCGTACAGCGGTAAATCAACTTGCGATCCAGCCCGACTATCTGATGATTGATGGATGCGACACGATCGACTGGCCCTGTCCGCAGGAATCCGTGATTCACGGCGATGCGATCAGCTACTCCATCGCTGCGGCAAGCGTGCTCGCCAAGGTCTTTCGCGACCGCCTGCTTGTTGAGTTGGATGCCGTTTATCCCGGTTACGGACTGGCGCGACATAAAGGCTACTGCTCGCGGGAGCACAGGGCCGCACTGGATCGTCTGGGACCCACTCCCATGCATCGCAAAAACTGGAGTCCGGTGGCGCAGACCATGCTGGACTTCGAAGCGCTGCCTGAAGCGGTACAACTGGAAATTCAATAG
- the rplS gene encoding 50S ribosomal protein L19, with product MSIHPVMQRLADKLKRTDLPTFVPGDQVRVQVKIKEGDKERLQAFEGLVIAINKGPQGTFTVRKMSFGQGVERIFPFNSKVVDKVEKVRSYKVRRSKLFYIRGLRGKAARLKEVERVAAKA from the coding sequence ATGTCTATCCATCCAGTAATGCAGCGCCTGGCCGACAAGCTGAAGCGCACCGATCTACCTACATTTGTGCCCGGCGACCAGGTTCGCGTGCAAGTCAAGATTAAAGAAGGCGATAAGGAACGTTTGCAGGCTTTTGAAGGCCTCGTGATCGCCATTAACAAGGGACCGCAAGGCACCTTCACCGTCCGCAAAATGAGCTTTGGACAGGGCGTAGAACGCATCTTTCCGTTCAACTCAAAGGTTGTCGACAAGGTGGAGAAGGTTCGCAGTTACAAGGTGCGGCGCTCAAAGCTGTTCTACATCCGAGGACTGCGTGGCAAGGCCGCCCGTCTGAAGGAAGTGGAGCGCGTCGCCGCCAAGGCATAG
- a CDS encoding isoprenylcysteine carboxylmethyltransferase family protein translates to MGELQIAAWVELGICWVAWALAFVKPRKQAAGAIKKERAPSSRWGILLVMLGYACIWAFVRPAGFEKSAPSLIASMILGPLSVILVWMAARHLDKQWRFEAALSEDHKLITTGPYRWLRNPIYASMLGMLLATGFAKTWWPLLVAGVIFFVIGTEIRVRAEEKLLAARFGEEFAQYKATTPAYFPFIR, encoded by the coding sequence ATGGGCGAGTTGCAGATTGCTGCGTGGGTCGAGCTTGGAATCTGCTGGGTCGCGTGGGCGCTTGCATTTGTGAAGCCCCGTAAACAGGCAGCCGGCGCGATCAAGAAAGAGAGAGCGCCCTCCTCCCGTTGGGGAATCCTGCTGGTGATGCTGGGCTACGCGTGTATCTGGGCATTCGTGCGGCCGGCGGGGTTTGAGAAGTCGGCCCCGTCGCTGATTGCGTCCATGATCCTGGGACCACTATCGGTGATCCTGGTTTGGATGGCTGCGCGCCATTTGGACAAGCAATGGAGATTCGAAGCGGCGCTCAGCGAGGATCACAAACTCATAACCACTGGGCCCTATCGCTGGTTGCGGAATCCGATCTACGCCTCGATGCTGGGCATGTTGCTGGCAACAGGATTCGCGAAGACATGGTGGCCGCTGCTGGTTGCAGGGGTGATCTTCTTCGTGATTGGTACCGAAATCCGCGTGCGCGCTGAAGAAAAACTGCTGGCGGCGCGGTTTGGAGAGGAATTCGCGCAATACAAGGCGACGACTCCGGCGTATTTTCCGTTCATTCGATAA
- the trmD gene encoding tRNA (guanosine(37)-N1)-methyltransferase TrmD has product MQFEIITIFPGFFAGIFEHGIVRRAQAEGLVGIGVHDLRAFTHDRHRTVDDRPFGGGEGMVLKPEPLAEALNALGVAVKTKCAQNQKQVLRSSQDDTAKSGARVILLSAQGRPFTQAVARELAKVERVVLICGRYEGVDERINELYCDMEISIGDYVLSGGELAAAVVVDTVMRLVPGVLGNEASGEFESFGVADEEISGSQEGVPRSQHGAGGLLDYPHYTRPAEFEGMRAPEVLMNGDHSQIRRWRREQQLRKTLKNRPDLLQGASLSDEDKRLLKMIDSESAG; this is encoded by the coding sequence ATGCAGTTTGAGATCATCACGATATTTCCCGGTTTCTTTGCCGGCATCTTTGAACACGGCATTGTGCGGCGGGCGCAGGCCGAGGGACTGGTCGGCATTGGTGTGCACGATCTGCGCGCATTCACGCACGACCGGCACCGCACCGTGGATGATCGGCCCTTTGGCGGCGGAGAGGGCATGGTACTGAAGCCCGAGCCGCTGGCAGAAGCATTGAATGCTCTAGGCGTTGCAGTAAAAACTAAGTGTGCGCAAAATCAAAAGCAGGTCCTTCGCTCCTCTCAGGATGACACTGCTAAGAGTGGCGCGCGCGTGATCCTGTTGTCGGCGCAGGGGCGGCCCTTCACCCAAGCCGTTGCTCGCGAACTGGCGAAGGTGGAGCGGGTGGTGCTGATCTGTGGACGTTATGAGGGCGTGGATGAGCGCATTAATGAACTCTATTGCGACATGGAGATTTCCATCGGCGACTACGTGCTGAGCGGTGGAGAGCTGGCTGCGGCAGTGGTTGTCGACACCGTGATGCGGCTGGTGCCAGGCGTGTTAGGCAATGAGGCTTCTGGTGAATTCGAGAGCTTTGGCGTAGCCGACGAGGAAATCAGCGGAAGCCAGGAAGGTGTGCCGCGTTCGCAGCACGGCGCCGGCGGGTTATTGGACTACCCGCATTACACGCGGCCGGCGGAGTTTGAAGGAATGCGCGCGCCGGAGGTGCTGATGAACGGCGATCACTCGCAAATTCGAAGATGGCGGCGCGAGCAACAGTTACGCAAGACGCTGAAGAACCGGCCGGATTTGCTGCAAGGCGCGTCCTTGAGCGACGAAGATAAGCGGCTGCTTAAAATGATCGACAGCGAAAGCGCTGGTTGA
- a CDS encoding cellulase family glycosylhydrolase, with the protein MNGQLSNGLPGLQTSGNKIISLATLEPVTLRGVNRSGLEYAGPDEQGFLSGASLSRSEIQLIVRDWRCNIIRLPFNQDFVLRGRLGRSGEEYQKALDQVIYWASAFGAYTLLDLQWLDAERIYGGNRNFVAPLPNSESVELWTTLARRYASEPAVLYDLFNEPHDRLDDDPYPLNKEDGTTYPPSQRRVTMREWQPWARKLTQAIRSENQDALVFLGGTNWAYDLRGMPMDLENVVYSTHVYPNKSTDWPEAFGNLSKSVPVFAGEFGGTETPGDLEFVQRLIKYLEELEIGWTAWSWSDSPFLVARYAPTAFGRVGRQALSKA; encoded by the coding sequence ATGAACGGTCAGCTTTCAAACGGGCTACCCGGCCTGCAAACATCAGGGAACAAAATCATCAGCCTGGCTACCCTTGAGCCAGTCACCCTGCGCGGCGTAAATCGATCGGGCCTGGAATATGCCGGACCGGACGAGCAAGGCTTCTTGTCAGGAGCCTCCCTTTCAAGATCTGAAATTCAGCTGATTGTGAGGGATTGGCGTTGCAATATCATTCGCCTTCCCTTTAATCAGGATTTTGTTCTTCGGGGCAGGCTCGGGCGTTCTGGCGAGGAATATCAAAAGGCGCTCGACCAGGTAATCTACTGGGCTTCAGCCTTCGGCGCTTACACATTGCTTGACCTGCAATGGCTCGACGCTGAACGCATCTATGGCGGGAATCGCAACTTCGTCGCCCCGCTTCCTAATTCAGAATCGGTCGAGTTGTGGACGACACTGGCACGGCGCTACGCGAGCGAGCCTGCGGTCCTTTATGACTTGTTCAATGAACCCCACGACCGGCTGGACGACGATCCCTACCCTCTCAATAAAGAGGATGGAACGACGTATCCTCCCAGCCAAAGACGAGTGACGATGCGGGAATGGCAGCCGTGGGCACGCAAGCTGACACAGGCAATCCGAAGCGAAAATCAGGATGCGCTAGTGTTCCTTGGCGGGACGAACTGGGCTTACGACCTGCGCGGAATGCCGATGGATCTTGAAAACGTTGTTTACTCGACGCATGTTTACCCCAATAAGAGTACCGATTGGCCCGAAGCGTTCGGCAACCTGTCGAAGTCAGTACCGGTCTTCGCCGGAGAATTCGGAGGCACAGAGACTCCCGGCGATCTGGAATTCGTTCAACGCCTGATCAAGTACCTCGAGGAGCTTGAAATCGGTTGGACTGCATGGAGTTGGTCCGACTCGCCATTTCTCGTCGCCCGTTATGCACCAACAGCTTTCGGCAGAGTGGGACGGCAGGCTCTTTCGAAAGCATGA
- a CDS encoding GntR family transcriptional regulator, with the protein MQIALSKNSDVTLRQQIAEQIVFLITTGQIRAGEELPSVRALARQSKVHHNTVSEAYQELVRRGWLTRRRGAQLVVGTVSGAPLAKPHSLDELINQSIQRAREMGYTLQALRQRVLERLMAQPPDHFLIVEEEPGLRDIIQQEVVDSLGWRVEGCSLEHFVSEPSLAIGAQVLAANHIVEDLRELVPQSRPSIGLVYGEASEHVELIGKLQKPSLVAVVSVSGSLLRTARGLLAPAIGRKHTLNEVLVTKDEKVNLGTADLVFCDTITISKVRSRHKVHYRLIANACLEHLASSLGPR; encoded by the coding sequence ATGCAAATTGCACTGAGCAAAAACAGTGACGTCACGCTGAGACAACAGATCGCTGAGCAGATCGTTTTCCTGATTACTACAGGCCAGATTCGTGCCGGAGAAGAGCTGCCCAGTGTGCGCGCGCTCGCGAGGCAAAGCAAGGTGCATCACAACACCGTGAGCGAGGCATATCAGGAACTAGTGCGGCGGGGATGGCTCACGCGTCGTCGCGGCGCTCAACTGGTCGTAGGAACGGTTTCTGGCGCACCATTGGCCAAACCACATTCCCTCGACGAATTGATCAACCAGAGCATCCAGCGCGCAAGGGAGATGGGGTACACCCTGCAGGCACTGCGACAAAGAGTGCTCGAGCGCCTGATGGCTCAACCGCCTGATCACTTTCTGATTGTGGAGGAGGAACCAGGGTTGCGGGACATCATTCAGCAGGAAGTTGTCGATAGCCTTGGATGGCGGGTTGAGGGATGCTCGCTCGAACATTTCGTCAGCGAACCAAGCCTCGCCATCGGCGCCCAGGTGTTGGCCGCGAATCACATAGTAGAGGATTTGAGGGAGTTGGTCCCGCAGAGCAGGCCCTCGATCGGCCTTGTATATGGCGAGGCAAGCGAACACGTTGAACTGATCGGCAAGCTTCAGAAGCCTTCACTCGTCGCGGTTGTATCGGTGAGCGGGAGCTTACTGCGGACAGCCAGAGGCCTGCTGGCGCCGGCGATTGGCAGAAAACACACGCTCAATGAAGTTTTGGTCACAAAGGATGAAAAAGTAAATCTCGGCACAGCCGATTTAGTGTTCTGTGACACGATTACGATTTCCAAGGTCCGTTCTCGACACAAGGTCCACTACCGGTTGATTGCAAACGCTTGCCTTGAACATCTTGCATCTTCGCTCGGCCCGCGTTGA
- a CDS encoding DUF2157 domain-containing protein: protein MHDYESLLNRWQAAGALDPETAARIRSWESAQIAGGRPREQEIQKDTRSEGMAWQGRVALILGGILLASGVALFVSAHWDQLGPGMRYMLVMAMVTVFHLGGAVTREKFQALSTTLHAVGTISTGAAIALVGQIFNIQEHWPAAILMWALAAMAGWVLLRDQAQQVLTLLLFPSWIICEWSYAAQNHIGEEIYVGRFLFVWAILYLTFFIGTERRIVRGILFTISAIAVISSMFLMLDGWRSWYGMQALPPFHTRFWGWIDIAAIPILFSIFRIRKSAVPVLASIGFVIALPWCTRLFVEHYPNGSWTRTEPSLAAHALVAAFCVFLIWWGVTQASRGLVNLGTVFFGATVAWFYFSDLFDKMGRSLGLIGLGVLFLAGGWALEKTRRGLLAHITHVPANLEEAR, encoded by the coding sequence ATGCATGACTACGAATCGCTGCTAAACCGCTGGCAAGCTGCGGGCGCTCTCGATCCTGAGACGGCTGCGCGCATTCGCTCTTGGGAGTCCGCACAGATTGCAGGCGGGCGACCTCGCGAACAGGAAATTCAAAAGGATACCCGCTCTGAAGGAATGGCGTGGCAGGGCCGCGTGGCCCTCATCCTCGGTGGAATTCTCCTCGCCAGCGGCGTGGCCCTCTTCGTCTCCGCACACTGGGATCAACTCGGCCCGGGAATGCGCTACATGCTGGTGATGGCGATGGTGACCGTCTTTCATCTCGGGGGCGCCGTCACTCGCGAGAAATTTCAGGCTCTTTCGACGACGCTTCACGCGGTTGGCACCATCTCCACCGGCGCGGCTATTGCACTCGTCGGCCAGATCTTCAACATCCAGGAACACTGGCCAGCCGCCATACTCATGTGGGCCCTTGCGGCAATGGCCGGATGGGTATTGTTGCGCGATCAGGCGCAACAAGTTCTCACATTGTTGCTCTTTCCGTCGTGGATCATCTGCGAATGGAGTTATGCCGCGCAGAACCATATCGGCGAAGAAATCTATGTCGGGCGATTTCTTTTTGTCTGGGCGATTCTCTATCTCACTTTCTTTATCGGAACCGAACGCCGCATCGTCCGGGGCATTCTCTTCACAATCTCTGCCATCGCCGTCATATCCAGCATGTTTCTGATGCTCGATGGGTGGCGCTCCTGGTATGGCATGCAGGCGCTCCCACCATTCCACACGCGATTCTGGGGATGGATTGATATCGCCGCCATCCCCATCCTGTTCTCGATTTTTCGAATTCGCAAAAGTGCAGTACCCGTCCTCGCCAGCATCGGTTTTGTCATTGCACTTCCGTGGTGTACGCGCCTTTTCGTTGAGCATTATCCCAATGGCTCATGGACACGCACCGAACCAAGCCTAGCAGCGCACGCTCTTGTCGCGGCCTTCTGCGTCTTCCTGATCTGGTGGGGAGTGACTCAGGCCAGTCGCGGTCTCGTGAACCTCGGAACCGTCTTCTTCGGCGCAACGGTTGCATGGTTCTACTTCAGCGATCTTTTTGACAAGATGGGTCGGTCTCTTGGACTCATCGGCCTCGGCGTGCTCTTCCTCGCCGGTGGTTGGGCTCTCGAGAAAACGCGCCGTGGACTTCTCGCCCATATAACGCACGTCCCTGCAAACCTTGAGGAGGCGCGATGA